A region from the Thauera humireducens genome encodes:
- a CDS encoding NTP/NDP exchange transporter, which produces MTTWQQRLFDVRRDEVLPVCLAVLFFFCVLVALMILRPAREALGLRGGIDAVRWLFMGTAVVTLLVNPLFGWLVSRLPRLQFISATYAFFACSLVGFFLLLVLAPAAVGVVSGLVFYVWFSVFNLFATMVFWALMADRFTLEQGKRFFGLIAVGGTLGAIAGPWLASQLATPLGTPTLLLVSAGFLAAGLAAAWGIARVRPLLPAATPGDAVATVDAQAPIGGSAWAGVRAVFGSRYLLGIAAYVVILAVMATFLYFTRLQMVAELGDDLDLRTTVFARIDLITQVATLLLQALVAGRLMQWVGVPLTLALLPLTTALGFIGLALVGSLAALIAFEASFRAVQRALMRPARETLFTVLHREDKYKAKAFIDTFVYRGGDVIGAQLEGLLGRLGMGLAALASVAVPLALMWAVLALWLGRTQQAMAESLAAEGSGPERAALPRSSS; this is translated from the coding sequence TTGACGACCTGGCAGCAGCGCCTGTTCGATGTCCGCCGCGACGAAGTGCTGCCGGTGTGCCTGGCGGTGCTGTTCTTCTTCTGCGTGCTGGTGGCGCTGATGATCCTGCGTCCGGCGCGCGAGGCGCTCGGCCTGCGCGGCGGCATCGATGCGGTGCGCTGGCTGTTCATGGGCACCGCGGTGGTCACGCTCTTGGTCAATCCACTGTTCGGCTGGCTGGTGAGCCGCTTGCCGCGGCTGCAGTTCATCTCGGCGACCTACGCCTTCTTCGCCTGCAGCCTGGTGGGCTTCTTCCTGCTGCTGGTGCTGGCGCCCGCGGCGGTGGGTGTGGTGAGCGGACTGGTGTTCTACGTGTGGTTCAGCGTCTTCAACCTGTTCGCGACGATGGTGTTCTGGGCGCTGATGGCCGACCGCTTCACGCTCGAGCAGGGCAAGCGCTTCTTCGGGCTGATTGCGGTGGGCGGCACGCTGGGGGCGATCGCCGGTCCATGGCTGGCCTCGCAGCTGGCAACGCCGCTGGGGACGCCGACCTTGCTGCTGGTCTCGGCCGGGTTCCTGGCGGCCGGGCTGGCGGCGGCGTGGGGCATCGCGCGCGTCCGCCCATTGCTGCCTGCCGCGACACCGGGCGATGCGGTGGCCACCGTCGATGCGCAGGCGCCGATTGGTGGCAGCGCCTGGGCGGGCGTGCGGGCGGTGTTCGGCTCGCGCTACCTGCTCGGCATCGCCGCCTATGTGGTGATTCTGGCGGTGATGGCGACCTTTCTCTATTTCACCCGGCTGCAGATGGTGGCCGAGCTGGGCGACGACCTCGACCTGCGCACGACTGTGTTCGCACGCATCGACCTGATCACCCAGGTCGCCACCTTGCTGCTGCAGGCGCTGGTGGCGGGGCGGCTGATGCAGTGGGTGGGCGTGCCGCTGACGCTGGCCCTGCTGCCGCTGACCACCGCGCTCGGCTTCATCGGGCTGGCGCTGGTTGGTTCGCTGGCAGCGCTGATCGCCTTCGAGGCGAGCTTCCGCGCGGTGCAGCGGGCGCTGATGCGGCCGGCGCGCGAGACGCTGTTCACCGTGCTGCACCGCGAGGACAAGTACAAGGCGAAGGCCTTCATCGACACCTTCGTCTATCGCGGCGGCGATGTGATCGGCGCGCAGCTCGAAGGTCTGCTCGGGCGGCTGGGCATGGGGCTGGCGGCGCTGGCCAGCGTTGCCGTGCCGCTGGCGCTGATGTGGGCGGTGCTGGCTCTGTGGCTGGGGCGTACGCAGCAGGCCATGGCCGAGTCGCTTGCCGCAGAAGGAAGCGGACCGGAGCGGGCCGCCTTGCCGCGGTCGTCATCGTGA
- a CDS encoding aldo/keto reductase yields the protein MISRRDYLKLCVATGVALGTKSVPSLAANADKQLALITRAIPASGQRLPAVGLGSSATFAEVAGSEDVAAVREVLQALIAHGGRVFDTAPSYGASEAVAGRVAAELGITDQVFWATKLNVAGWGGGRADPAAARAQLETSFQRLGKPVLDLIQVHNLGDVPTQLGLLKELRADGRVRYIGVTTTFPRQYAELEQILAREPVNFIGIDYAIDNRTMEERILPLAQDRGVGVLVYAPFGRTRLWERVRGHAVPEWAAEFDAHSWAQFFLKFVLSHPAVTVATPATSKARHMIDNLGGALGVLPDADMRRRMIALVEDL from the coding sequence ATGATCTCCCGCCGTGATTACCTGAAGTTGTGCGTCGCCACCGGCGTCGCGCTCGGCACAAAGAGCGTCCCGTCGCTGGCCGCGAACGCGGACAAGCAGCTGGCGCTCATCACCCGCGCCATCCCCGCGTCCGGCCAGCGCCTGCCCGCCGTGGGCCTGGGTAGCTCGGCCACCTTCGCCGAGGTGGCGGGCAGCGAGGACGTCGCCGCCGTGCGCGAGGTGCTGCAGGCGCTGATCGCGCATGGCGGGCGGGTGTTCGACACCGCGCCGTCCTACGGTGCGTCGGAGGCGGTGGCGGGGCGCGTTGCCGCCGAGCTCGGCATCACCGACCAGGTGTTCTGGGCGACCAAGCTCAATGTGGCCGGATGGGGCGGCGGGCGGGCCGACCCTGCGGCGGCGCGGGCGCAGCTCGAGACCTCGTTCCAGCGTCTGGGCAAGCCGGTGCTCGACCTCATCCAGGTGCATAACCTCGGCGATGTGCCGACCCAGCTCGGCCTGCTCAAGGAGCTGCGTGCCGACGGGCGCGTGCGCTACATCGGCGTCACCACCACCTTCCCGCGCCAGTATGCGGAGCTCGAGCAGATCCTCGCCCGCGAGCCGGTCAACTTCATTGGCATCGACTACGCGATCGACAACCGAACGATGGAAGAGCGCATCCTGCCGCTGGCGCAGGACCGCGGCGTGGGCGTGCTGGTCTATGCGCCCTTCGGGCGCACCCGGCTGTGGGAGCGCGTGCGCGGCCATGCGGTTCCCGAGTGGGCGGCTGAATTCGATGCGCACTCGTGGGCTCAGTTCTTCCTCAAGTTCGTGCTGTCGCATCCGGCCGTGACCGTGGCCACGCCCGCGACCAGCAAGGCACGTCACATGATCGACAACCTTGGCGGCGCGCTGGGGGTGCTGCCCGATGCAGACATGCGGCGGCGGATGATCGCCCTGGTCGAGGACTTGTGA